A stretch of [Clostridium] innocuum DNA encodes these proteins:
- a CDS encoding ketohydroxyglutarate aldolase, with protein MNMKKMNVTNRMYEAGALAIVRAETLDRACEIAEGCMKGGVPVMEMSYTLNNAGDIIQGLSEKYGDALCVGAGTVLDAETARHAILHGAAFIIAPNYNEEVAKMCNRYQIPYAPGCTTITECVDALSSGAAFVKAFPISDFYGPKLVKVFKTPIPDMPILASGGINLDNLTTWLENGVDVCGFGGLLTKGSSEDIAANAAKIHEIITSFRCGK; from the coding sequence ATGAATATGAAAAAAATGAACGTCACAAACCGTATGTATGAGGCAGGTGCACTTGCAATCGTTCGTGCGGAAACACTGGATCGCGCATGTGAAATAGCCGAGGGCTGCATGAAGGGCGGCGTACCTGTCATGGAAATGAGCTATACGTTAAATAACGCCGGAGATATCATACAGGGTCTTTCTGAAAAATATGGAGATGCACTCTGCGTAGGTGCCGGAACAGTTCTGGACGCAGAAACAGCACGACACGCAATCCTGCATGGTGCTGCTTTTATCATTGCCCCGAACTATAATGAAGAGGTCGCAAAAATGTGCAATCGCTATCAGATTCCCTATGCACCGGGATGTACCACCATTACCGAATGTGTTGATGCGCTAAGCAGCGGAGCGGCATTCGTCAAGGCATTTCCTATTTCCGATTTCTATGGTCCAAAGCTGGTAAAGGTTTTTAAAACACCGATTCCGGATATGCCGATTCTGGCAAGCGGGGGAATCAATCTTGACAATCTGACAACATGGCTGGAAAACGGTGTGGATGTCTGCGGGTTCGGAGGACTTCTGACAAAAGGAAGCAGTGAAGATATTGCAGCCAATGCCGCTAAAATTCATGAAATCATTACCAGCTTTCGTTGCGGCAAATAA
- a CDS encoding PTS sugar transporter subunit IIB codes for MSIELTRVDFRLIHGQVITRWLTQYQINEIVTIDTALSKDAFMQEVFKMAAPKGVKITIVNVEDAVKRQQEGAFDKNRVMVLFKGVAELNAAVQAGLKLEKVQIGGLGGGPGRKAVNNAITLDRADADTLLELEKMGIEIYFQTTPDYPSETLQKAVAKL; via the coding sequence ATGAGTATTGAATTGACTAGAGTAGATTTCAGACTGATTCACGGTCAGGTTATCACCAGATGGCTGACACAGTACCAGATCAATGAAATCGTAACAATCGACACTGCCCTGAGCAAGGATGCTTTCATGCAGGAAGTATTTAAAATGGCAGCTCCAAAGGGTGTAAAAATCACAATTGTAAATGTAGAGGATGCGGTAAAGCGCCAGCAGGAGGGTGCCTTCGATAAGAACCGCGTTATGGTTCTGTTCAAGGGTGTGGCAGAACTGAATGCCGCAGTACAGGCAGGCTTGAAGCTGGAAAAGGTACAGATCGGCGGTCTTGGCGGAGGGCCGGGTCGTAAGGCTGTCAACAACGCAATCACACTGGACAGAGCAGATGCGGATACTCTGCTTGAACTGGAAAAGATGGGGATCGAAATTTATTTCCAGACAACTCCGGATTATCCTTCCGAAACACTTCAAAAAGCTGTCGCTAAATTATAA
- a CDS encoding PTS sugar transporter subunit IIC, with amino-acid sequence MVIQAILVGILYWLSMGRASYFISFAFRKPVVLGVFIGLVYGDVQTGLLYGATIQLMYMGGIEAGGNIPSDQGLATCIAIPAAIANNLDPAAAVALAVPFGVLGVLINNVRRTINSFYNTKADKFVEDKQYDKLSIFSFVLPWLTNGVLYFTPVFIATLFGSSVVQAFINVIPEWAMNGLTNAGNMLPGLGFALTLVVMGKKKYLPFFVLGFFLYSVMGFSMLTGAVIALCLALIVSLFKQNDEEEVA; translated from the coding sequence ATGGTAATTCAAGCAATCTTAGTCGGTATACTGTACTGGCTATCCATGGGACGCGCGAGCTATTTTATCTCGTTTGCATTCCGTAAGCCGGTCGTACTTGGCGTATTTATCGGTCTTGTATATGGGGATGTACAGACCGGTCTGCTGTATGGTGCAACCATTCAGCTGATGTATATGGGAGGTATCGAAGCCGGCGGAAATATTCCAAGTGATCAGGGACTGGCAACATGTATCGCAATCCCTGCCGCTATCGCAAATAATCTGGATCCGGCTGCTGCCGTGGCTCTGGCTGTTCCATTCGGGGTACTTGGCGTTTTAATCAATAATGTGCGTCGTACCATCAACTCTTTCTATAACACGAAGGCTGATAAATTCGTAGAGGACAAGCAGTATGACAAGCTGTCCATCTTCTCCTTTGTACTTCCATGGCTTACCAATGGTGTGCTATATTTCACACCGGTATTCATTGCGACATTATTCGGCTCCAGCGTTGTACAGGCATTCATCAATGTAATTCCGGAATGGGCGATGAACGGACTCACCAACGCAGGCAATATGCTTCCGGGGTTAGGTTTCGCACTGACACTGGTTGTCATGGGAAAAAAGAAATATCTGCCATTCTTCGTACTGGGATTCTTCCTGTATTCTGTCATGGGCTTCTCCATGCTGACAGGAGCAGTCATTGCATTATGTCTTGCACTGATCGTATCCCTATTCAAACAGAACGATGAGGAGGAAGTTGCATGA
- a CDS encoding PTS system mannose/fructose/sorbose family transporter subunit IID produces the protein MSEAVNSVAAEEKKTIVTKKDLLKAWWKWTLAVEVPVSFDRMQALAFGYSMNKVLRKLYKDDPEELQAAMRRHTSMFNTNCDWGSIIHGITISLEEQRALGHDDISPEVIQSLKLGLMGPLAGIGDSVDQGIVATIPLAIFVPMALEGSVIAAFIPGLIYIAWSFGWSWFLFNKGYSLGKNSVLEILHSGAIKKVIDIASIVGLFMIGCLSASYIKVQTIVEFASDTSTVKLQEIIDGILPNMLPFIVVMGMYLYITKRGPKYIRLMIYTMIIAIVLTFFHII, from the coding sequence ATGAGTGAAGCAGTAAACAGTGTAGCCGCTGAAGAAAAGAAAACAATCGTAACAAAAAAAGACCTGTTAAAGGCATGGTGGAAATGGACACTTGCAGTCGAGGTTCCGGTAAGCTTTGACCGTATGCAGGCACTTGCCTTCGGATATTCCATGAACAAGGTATTGCGTAAGCTGTACAAGGATGACCCGGAAGAGCTGCAGGCAGCAATGCGCCGTCATACATCCATGTTCAATACAAACTGTGACTGGGGAAGTATCATTCACGGTATTACGATTTCACTGGAGGAACAGCGTGCGCTAGGTCATGATGATATTTCTCCGGAGGTTATTCAATCCTTAAAGCTCGGTCTGATGGGACCACTTGCCGGTATCGGTGACAGTGTGGATCAGGGAATTGTTGCGACAATTCCATTGGCAATCTTTGTTCCGATGGCACTAGAGGGCTCTGTAATCGCCGCCTTTATTCCTGGCTTAATCTATATCGCATGGAGCTTTGGCTGGTCCTGGTTCCTATTCAACAAGGGATATTCTCTGGGTAAAAATTCCGTATTGGAAATCCTGCACTCCGGAGCAATCAAAAAGGTTATTGACATCGCAAGCATCGTTGGTCTGTTCATGATCGGATGTCTGTCAGCCTCTTATATAAAGGTGCAGACCATTGTGGAATTCGCCAGTGATACATCAACGGTGAAGCTGCAGGAAATCATTGACGGAATCCTGCCGAATATGCTGCCGTTCATCGTTGTTATGGGAATGTATCTGTATATCACGAAACGCGGACCGAAGTATATCCGTCTGATGATTTATACAATGATTATTGCAATCGTATTGACCTTCTTCCATATTATATAA
- a CDS encoding phosphoglycerate dehydrogenase → MKVLITPRGFANYGLDQVERMKSKGLEVHYNATGKAYTHEEFKALAKDADAIIVGVDKMDREMMEGCPNLKAVCKFGVGTDNIDLDYAKERNIHVGRCVGSNSRSVAEHVLSMMFMEAKNLYTSVRDVKHHGWNKPTGREIYGKKLGIIGFGMIGKYLAEYAYGCGMEVYAYDAFAIAEETARQYHAQISTLEDILTDCDYISLHVPLLESTRNMISTEEFKKMKKDACLLNAARGGIVDEEALYEALKKKEIRSACFDVYSSEPPREDDKLLTLDNFLLTPHTAARSMESEQRTCAMSTDIILEQLIGN, encoded by the coding sequence ATGAAGGTACTGATAACCCCGAGAGGGTTTGCGAATTACGGTCTGGATCAGGTGGAGCGAATGAAGTCCAAGGGTCTGGAGGTACATTACAATGCCACGGGTAAGGCATATACACATGAGGAGTTTAAAGCACTGGCGAAGGATGCCGATGCCATTATTGTCGGTGTGGATAAAATGGACAGAGAAATGATGGAGGGCTGTCCGAATCTGAAGGCGGTCTGCAAGTTCGGTGTCGGAACGGATAATATCGATCTGGATTATGCAAAAGAGCGTAATATCCATGTCGGACGCTGTGTGGGAAGCAATTCCCGCTCCGTTGCAGAGCATGTACTGTCTATGATGTTTATGGAAGCAAAGAATCTGTATACGAGTGTAAGGGATGTGAAGCATCATGGCTGGAATAAACCGACAGGCAGAGAGATCTATGGAAAGAAGCTGGGAATCATCGGCTTTGGAATGATCGGCAAGTATCTTGCCGAGTATGCTTACGGCTGTGGCATGGAGGTATATGCCTATGATGCCTTTGCAATCGCAGAGGAAACCGCAAGGCAGTACCATGCACAGATTTCCACACTGGAGGATATCCTTACAGACTGTGATTATATCTCTTTACACGTACCGCTTCTGGAGTCCACACGGAATATGATTTCCACAGAGGAATTCAAAAAAATGAAGAAGGATGCCTGCCTGCTGAATGCAGCACGCGGCGGTATCGTGGATGAGGAAGCTTTATATGAAGCATTGAAGAAGAAAGAGATACGAAGTGCATGCTTTGATGTGTACAGCAGCGAACCTCCAAGGGAAGATGATAAGCTGCTTACACTGGATAATTTCCTGTTAACGCCGCACACAGCCGCAAGAAGCATGGAAAGTGAACAGCGAACCTGTGCAATGTCTACGGACATCATACTGGAACAGCTGATAGGGAACTAG
- a CDS encoding SIS domain-containing protein encodes MIECVKEYLSNITSELGKNIEDMDMESIERAAHIIMESEKQGGRIHVTGIGKPGHVAGYIASLLSSTGTSAYELHGTEAVHGSSGQVKKGDVVIAISNSGETMELEATVQTLIANGAHIISCTGNPQSTLAKQSEVCLVAHVDEEGDALNKPPRASILSEILILQCLSVVLQEAKKLDLNQYVKWHPGGSLGKSIKELQK; translated from the coding sequence ATGATAGAATGTGTAAAAGAATATCTGAGCAATATTACATCGGAATTAGGGAAAAATATAGAAGATATGGATATGGAAAGCATTGAACGTGCAGCCCATATCATAATGGAAAGTGAAAAGCAGGGAGGACGGATCCATGTCACGGGAATCGGAAAGCCGGGGCATGTGGCAGGCTATATCGCATCCCTGCTGTCTTCCACAGGAACGAGTGCCTATGAGCTGCATGGAACAGAGGCCGTTCACGGATCCAGCGGTCAGGTGAAAAAAGGAGATGTGGTGATTGCCATATCCAACAGCGGAGAAACGATGGAACTGGAGGCAACCGTACAGACACTTATAGCAAACGGAGCACACATCATCAGCTGTACGGGAAATCCGCAATCGACGCTGGCAAAGCAGTCGGAGGTATGTCTGGTAGCGCATGTGGATGAAGAAGGGGATGCGCTGAACAAGCCGCCGCGTGCCTCCATCCTGTCGGAGATCCTCATCCTGCAATGTCTGAGCGTAGTCTTGCAGGAAGCGAAGAAGCTGGATTTAAACCAGTATGTGAAATGGCATCCGGGCGGAAGTCTTGGTAAAAGTATCAAAGAGCTGCAAAAATAA
- a CDS encoding PTS mannose transporter subunit IIAB, protein MEKFNIVIGTHGRFGEELVNSARMIAGALENVQCCSLLPEYSFEDYMKLADETMCTKEGFTIVLVDLYGGTPCNVFTVMSRKYHYPVLTGLNLPMLIDLYLKLSNMDEADLDEEALLRETMETLQTSCVHTNTQLES, encoded by the coding sequence ATGGAAAAATTTAATATTGTAATCGGAACACATGGAAGATTCGGAGAGGAGCTTGTAAACTCTGCGAGAATGATTGCAGGAGCATTGGAAAATGTACAATGCTGTTCTCTGCTTCCGGAATATTCCTTTGAGGACTACATGAAGCTTGCGGATGAAACCATGTGCACCAAGGAAGGCTTTACCATTGTCCTTGTGGATCTGTATGGCGGAACTCCATGCAATGTATTTACCGTCATGAGCAGAAAGTATCACTACCCCGTGCTTACCGGACTGAACCTTCCAATGCTGATCGATCTGTATCTGAAGCTTTCCAATATGGATGAAGCGGATCTCGATGAGGAGGCACTGCTGAGGGAAACGATGGAAACTCTGCAAACCAGCTG